The Globicephala melas chromosome X, mGloMel1.2, whole genome shotgun sequence genome window below encodes:
- the LOC115849995 gene encoding LOW QUALITY PROTEIN: actin-like protein 7B (The sequence of the model RefSeq protein was modified relative to this genomic sequence to represent the inferred CDS: substituted 1 base at 1 genomic stop codon) has protein sequence METRNSPSHKTMGTAQGDPGEAGTLPGPEAGIRDTSSSTQLKMKPKKVSKIKALIIDLGSQYCKCGYVGEPSPTYFISSTVSKLCSEAADACDTHKQTYMGHELLNMEVPLKLIYPLKYGIVVDWDCVQNIWEYIFHTAMKILPEEHAVLVSDPLLSSTSNCEKYAELMFETFGIPAMHVTSQSLLSIYSYGKTSGLVVESGHGVSHVVPISKGDVLPGLTSRADYAGSDLTNYLLQLLNEAGHKFTDDHLHIIEHIKKKFCYSALKPVEELGLCLEDLRVDYELPNGKLITIGQXRFLFTEMLFKPTLVGSNQPGLPKLMAACLNHCQEAGFKEEMAANLLLCGSCTMLDGFPECFQRELSFPCPGDSPTVAAAPERKTSVWTGGSILASLQAIQQLWVSKEEFEERGRAAIYSKG, from the coding sequence ATGGAGACAAGGAACAGCCCTAGCCACAAGACCATGGGCACGGCTCAGGGGGACCCTGGAGAGGCAGGCACGCTGCCAGGTCCTGAGGCTGGCATCCGGGACACAAGTTCATCCACTCAGCTGAAGATGAAGCCCAAGAAGGTGAGTAAGATCAAGGCACTCATCATTGACCTGGGCTCCCAGTACTGTAAGTGTGGCTATGTGGGCGAGCCGAGCCCGACCTACTTCATCTCCTCCACTGTGAGCAAGCTCTGCTCTGAGGCAGCTGACGCCTGTGACACCCACAAGCAGACCTACATGGGCCACGAGCTGCTCAACATGGAGGTGCCTCTGAAGCTGATTTATCCGCTAAAATACGGCATCGTGGTGGACTGGGACTGTGTCCAGAACATCTGGGAGTACATCTTCCACACGGCCATGAAGATCCTCCCCGAGGAGCATGCTGTGCTGGTCTCTGACCCCCTGCTCAGCTCCACCAGCAACTGTGAGAAGTATGCAGAGCTCATGTTCGAGACCTTTGGCATCCCTGCCATGCACGTGACCTCCCAGTCGTTGCTGTCCATCTACTCCTATGGCAAGACCTCTGGGCTGGTGGTGGAGAGTGGGCACGGTGTCTCACATGTGGTGCCCATCTCCAAGGGCGACGTGCTGCCAGGCCTGACAAGTCGTGCCGACTATGCCGGCAGTGACCTCACCAACTACCTGCTGCAGCTGCTCAATGAGGCCGGCCACAAGTTCACGGACGACCACCTGCACATCATCGAGCACATCAAGAAGAAGTTCTGCTACTCGGCACTCAAGCCAGTGGAGGAGCTTGGCCTGTGCCTGGAGGATCTGCGTGTGGATTATGAGCTCCCCAACGGCAAGCTCATCACCATCGGTCAGTAGCGCTTTCTGTTCACCGAGATGCTCTTCAAGCCCACCTTGGTTGGCAGCAACCAGCCTGGTCTCCCCAAGCTCATGGCCGCCTGCCTGAACCACTGCCAGGAGGCCGGCTTCAAGGAGGAGATGGCAGCCAACCTGCTGCTGTGTGGCAGCTGCACCATGCTGGACGGCTTCCCAGAGTGCTTCCAGAGGGAGCTGAGTTTCCCCTGCCCGGGGGACAGCCCCACAGTGGCTGCTGCTCCCGAGAGGAAGACCTCCGTGTGGACCGGCGGCTCCATCCTGGCCTCCCTGCAGGCCATCCAGCAGCTTTGGGTCAGCAAGGAAGAGTTTGAGGAGCGGGGCAGGGCAGCTATCTACAGCAAGGGCTGA